A stretch of DNA from Hydrogenophaga sp. SL48:
GGCTTCGTCCACGCACCACTGCGCGAAGGCGGCGCGGCGCACTTCGTTCTCGGCCTCGTAGCCCATGCTGGTCCAGACGTCGGTGGTCACGAGGTCGGCGCCGGCGCAGGCGGCCTTCGGGTCCTTGAAGACTTTGTAGCAATCGGGGCTGGAGATGCCAGCCAGCTTGGGGTCGACTTCGTAGCCGCTGGGCGTGCTCACGTGCACGGTGAAGCCCAGCAGCTCGGCCGCCTGCAGCCAGGTGTTGGCCATGTTGTTGCCGTCACCCACCCAGGCCACGACCTTGCCTTTGAGCGCGTCCAGCGGGTTGCCGCTGATGGCAGGCCGGTGCTCGACCAGGGTGAACAGGTCGGCCAGGATCTGGCAAGGGTGGAACTCGTTGGTCAGGCCGTTGATGACCGGCACGCGCGAGTGCGCCGCGAAGCGCTCCAGCTTGCTCTGCTCGTAGGTGCGGATCATCACCATGTCCACCATGCGGCTGATGACCTTGGCGCTGTCTTCGATGGGTTCGGCGCGGCCGAGCTGGCTGTCGCCGGTGGTCAGATGCACCACCGACCCACCGAGCTGGTACATGCCGGCCTCGAAGCTCACGCGGGTGCGCGTGCTGGCCTTTTCGAAAATCATGGCCAGCGTGCGGTCCGGGTCGGCGAAAGGCTGGTGCTTCTCGAACGCCTTGAACTTGGCCTTGATGAAGGCCGCGCGCGTGAACAGGTAGGCGTACTCGTCGGCGCCGAGGTCCTTGAACTGGAGGTAGTGGCGGATGGGCATGCGCGGGTCCTCAGGCGTTTTCCGACAAGAAGGTGGTGATGATGGGCAACAGGATGGCCGCGACTTCGTCGGCCTCGGCGATGTTCATGATCAGCGGTGGCACCAGGCGGATCACGCTGTCGGCGGTGACCGACAGCAGCAGACCGGCGTCGGCCGCGCGCTGGGTGATCACGCCGCAGGGCTTGTTCAGCTCCACGCCGATCATCAGGCCCTGGCCGCGGATCTCCTTCAAGCCCGGGTTGCCCGCCAGGCCTTTGGCCAGCGTGTCGCGCAGGTGGGCGCCCACGGTGGCGGCGTTCTGGAGCAGGCCGTCTTCTTCCATGATGCGGATGGTTTCCACACCCGCGCGCATGGCCAGCGGGTTGCCGCCGAACGTGGTGCCGTGGTTGCCCGGCTGGAAGATGTGGGCGGCCTTGGGGCCGGCCACCACCGCGCCGATCGGCACGCCCGAGCCCAGGCCCTTGGCCAGCGGCATCACGTCGGGTTTGATGCCGGCCCACTGATGGGCAAACCACTTGCCGGTGCGGCCCATGCCGCACTGCACCTCGTCGATCATCAGCAGCCAGTCCTTGGTGTCGCACAGCGCGCGCACGTCCTGCAGGTACTGCACGCGCATCGGGTTGATGCCGCCTTCGCCCTGGATGGTTTCAAAGAACACGGCCACCACGTTGGGGTTGCCTTCGGTGGCTTTCTTCAGGGCCTCGATGTCGTTCACCGGCACGCGGATGAACCCCTCCACCAGGGGGCCGAAACCCGCCTGGATCTTGGGGTTGCCGGTGGCCGAGAGCGTGGCAATCGAGCGGCCGTGGAAGGCCTTCTCGTAGACCACGATCTCCGGGCGTTCGATGCCCTTGTCGTGGCCGTACTTGCGCGCGAGCTTCAGCGCGGCCTCGTTGGCTTCCAGGCCGGTGCTGCAGAAGAACACGTTGGTCAGGCCCGAGCGCTCCACCAGCAGCTGCGCCAGCTTTTCCTGGTCGGGCACGTGGTAGTAGTTGCAGCAATGCATCATCTTGGCCACCTGCTCCTGCAGCGCGGGCACCAGTTTGGGGTGGCCGTGGCCCAGGGTGTTGACGGCGATGCCGGCCAGCGCGTCCAGGTACTCCTTGCCGTTCACGTCCCAGACGCGGCAGCCTTTGCCGTGCGACATGGCGATCGGCAGTCGGCCGTAGGTGTTCATCACGTGGGGCGACGACGGGGCGGCGGGGGTGGCGGCATTCATGCGGAACTCCGGAGTGGAAGGGGCCAAAAGAAAGCGGCTCAACGCAGGTTGAGCCGTTGAAAAGCGATTCTAGGCGCAGGCACCGGCACCATCTTTGCTTGTTGGGCATCAGAGCCATGCGGCAGATCCGCTCGCAAGCCTCCGGGTTTCCCCTGAGATCAAGTCTTATATAAGATAGAATACCCATCGCACTGCGGTCGAGCGATCCTTGATCTGGCGGTGGTTTCTTCACTCTCCCGAGCCCTCCATCCGAAGGCCTTTTCAACGCTCCACCGATGGCCAACCCCGCCGCCAAGCAAGTGTTCATCCAGGGCATCACCAGCTCGGGTCGCGTCTTTCGCCCCAGTGACTGGGCCGAGCGGCTGGCTGGCGTGATGAGCCAGTTTCGCCCGGGGGGCGGCAAGGCCATGCAGGGAAGTCACATCGCCTACTCGCCCTGGTGTGTGCCCACGGTGATGAGCGGAGTGAAAGTGGTGGTGGTGAACACCGACCTGCGCGAAGCCGAACCCATGGCTTGGGATTTCGTCATG
This window harbors:
- the argF gene encoding ornithine carbamoyltransferase, which codes for MPIRHYLQFKDLGADEYAYLFTRAAFIKAKFKAFEKHQPFADPDRTLAMIFEKASTRTRVSFEAGMYQLGGSVVHLTTGDSQLGRAEPIEDSAKVISRMVDMVMIRTYEQSKLERFAAHSRVPVINGLTNEFHPCQILADLFTLVEHRPAISGNPLDALKGKVVAWVGDGNNMANTWLQAAELLGFTVHVSTPSGYEVDPKLAGISSPDCYKVFKDPKAACAGADLVTTDVWTSMGYEAENEVRRAAFAQWCVDEAMMAVARPDALFMHCLPAHRGEEVSAEVIDGPQSVVWDEAENRMHVQKALMEYLLLGRLA
- a CDS encoding aspartate aminotransferase family protein, translated to MNAATPAAPSSPHVMNTYGRLPIAMSHGKGCRVWDVNGKEYLDALAGIAVNTLGHGHPKLVPALQEQVAKMMHCCNYYHVPDQEKLAQLLVERSGLTNVFFCSTGLEANEAALKLARKYGHDKGIERPEIVVYEKAFHGRSIATLSATGNPKIQAGFGPLVEGFIRVPVNDIEALKKATEGNPNVVAVFFETIQGEGGINPMRVQYLQDVRALCDTKDWLLMIDEVQCGMGRTGKWFAHQWAGIKPDVMPLAKGLGSGVPIGAVVAGPKAAHIFQPGNHGTTFGGNPLAMRAGVETIRIMEEDGLLQNAATVGAHLRDTLAKGLAGNPGLKEIRGQGLMIGVELNKPCGVITQRAADAGLLLSVTADSVIRLVPPLIMNIAEADEVAAILLPIITTFLSENA
- a CDS encoding DUF3579 domain-containing protein, which translates into the protein MANPAAKQVFIQGITSSGRVFRPSDWAERLAGVMSQFRPGGGKAMQGSHIAYSPWCVPTVMSGVKVVVVNTDLREAEPMAWDFVMHFARDNDLQVVEACLMPDKT